Proteins co-encoded in one Brassica rapa cultivar Chiifu-401-42 chromosome A02, CAAS_Brap_v3.01, whole genome shotgun sequence genomic window:
- the LOC103854946 gene encoding uncharacterized protein LOC103854946 yields MSEEGSVETAHVKDVGPVEDVVISEAPKGQEECVSETNEVPVPKPPSVNSTRAAGTRAGKPQVKSRYRGDHHVSSIHDHCKHGTHGKRCDQHDDAVKPWKVVRRKSVEASVTVKVEIPGLRKKSLASVTKPESSVAAKRDGEMARSVEAKRNKGTISTLTGSAVVKKVPGLANDKSSFAMKKVSAPKNKEKRNTQAISGEDVKEKTVCVVEASVKGVQSEKQASSEKKSGDAELEADQTPEKKIRPKRMMSGAKVNLAKQMSFKKGKTLEPRPEDASPKWIKFRKKVVQELKPQTEGKKKKNLKGIETRSGSCEGSKHEKVVLRHQKVEGKKKMMTLFNNVIEETMSKLTKVRKTKVKALIGAFETVISLQDNKTPQKVQSKATTF; encoded by the coding sequence ATGTCTGAAGAAGGTTCTGTGGAAACGGCACATGTAAAGGACGTGGGACCTGTGGAAGATGTTGTTATATCTGAGGCACCCAAGGGTCAAGAAGAGTGTGTATCAGAGACTAATGAAGTGCCTGTGCCTAAGCCACCAAGTGTGAACTCAACTAGAGCTGCTGGTACACGAGCAGGTAAACCGCAGGTTAAGTCCCGTTATCGCGGTGATCATCATGTGAGCTCAATTCATGATCACTGCAAACATGGGACACATGGCAAGAGGTGTGATCAACATGATGATGCGGTGAAACCATGGAAGGTAGTGAGGAGAAAGAGTGTTGAAGCCTCAGTGACGGTTAAAGTTGAGATTCCAGGTTTGAGAAAGAAGTCTTTGGCAAGTGTGACTAAACCGGAAAGCTCTGTGGCTGCAAAGAGAGATGGTGAGATGGCGAGATCTGTTGAAGCTAAGAGGAACAAAGGAACCATAAGTACTCTAACTGGTTCAGCTGTAGTTAAAAAGGTTCCTGGCTTGGCAAATGATAAGTCAAGTTTTGCTATGAAGAAGGTTTCTGCTCCAAAGAATAAGGAGAAGAGAAACACTCAGGCAATTAGTGGTGAAGATGTAAAAGAGAAGACAGTGTGTGTTGTTGAAGCTAGCGTCAAAGGTGTTCAGAGTGAGAAGCAAGCATCATCTGAGAAGAAAAGTGGTGATGCAGAGCTTGAAGCAGATCAAACCCCTGAGAAGAAGATTAGGCCTAAGAGGATGATGTCAGGTGCAAAGGTGAATCTAGCTAAGCAGATGAGTTTCAAGAAAGGGAAGACTCTTGAACCAAGacctgaggacgcttctcctaAATGGATCAAGTTCAGAAAGAAGGTTGTGCAGGAACTGAAACCTCAAACcgaagggaagaagaagaagaatctgaaAGGTATTGAGACAAGAAGTGGTTCTTGTGAAGGAAGCAAACATGAGAAGGTTGTTCTGAGGCATCAAAAGGTAGAAGGgaagaaaaaaatgatgacACTATTCAACAATGTGATTGAGGAGACAATGAGTAAGTTGACAAAGGTGAGGAAGACCAAAGTGAAAGCTCTTATCGGTGCTTTTGAAACTGTAATCTCTCTTCAGGACAATAAGACACCTCAGAAAGTTCAGAGCAAGGCCACAACATTTTAA